One region of Deltaproteobacteria bacterium genomic DNA includes:
- a CDS encoding NIL domain-containing protein gives MYSKMLVLRFPRDIVNQPIVCNLVRNYDLTFNILKATVYPHREGLVVMELQGQSR, from the coding sequence ATGTATTCCAAGATGTTAGTTCTCCGCTTTCCCAGAGATATCGTCAACCAACCCATTGTCTGCAACCTGGTCAGAAACTACGATCTCACTTTCAACATTCTCAAGGCCACTGTGTATCCTCATCGCGAGGGGTTAGTGGTCATGGAGCTGCAAGGCCAATCACGA
- a CDS encoding aminopeptidase P family protein gives MMSVAPFQRRLEALRKILSEQPFDTILISEPYNRAYMSGFWAEDMHPAESSGFLLINDQDQVLATDFRYQEQAAKEAPGFRLVVYKETLLHVLADILASLDTKNLGFESRHLTHDKFMQVEETLHKWNPRGKLIASKDLVEGIRVVKEPAELQAIRESLDLTERVFDAVLTEIEIGKTEREVAWRIEELVREGGAEAVAFPPIVASGQNAAMPHAIPTDRRLQRGETIIVDMGARVAHYCSDMTRTIILGEADSQTRQIYATVRQAQLAAMDAIRAGISSLEVDKVARDYIDSAGYGDYFGHGLGHGVGLAVHEKPGFGKLSAMVLEENMVVTVEPGIYLPGCAGVRLENMVRVTRQGCELLNKNDFFYSF, from the coding sequence ATGATGAGCGTTGCTCCGTTTCAACGACGGTTGGAAGCACTGAGAAAGATATTGTCTGAACAACCATTCGATACCATCTTGATCTCAGAACCCTACAATCGGGCTTATATGAGCGGTTTCTGGGCTGAAGACATGCATCCAGCCGAGTCCTCCGGCTTCTTGCTCATCAATGATCAGGACCAGGTGCTTGCTACGGACTTCCGTTATCAGGAACAGGCGGCAAAAGAGGCGCCGGGGTTTCGGCTGGTGGTGTACAAAGAAACCCTGCTTCATGTGCTTGCGGATATACTTGCCAGCCTGGACACAAAAAATCTTGGTTTCGAAAGCCGTCATCTCACCCACGACAAGTTCATGCAGGTGGAAGAGACTCTCCACAAGTGGAACCCACGGGGGAAGCTTATTGCCAGCAAGGATCTGGTGGAGGGGATTCGTGTAGTCAAAGAGCCGGCAGAACTGCAGGCAATTCGTGAATCGCTGGATTTGACAGAAAGGGTGTTCGACGCTGTTCTCACTGAGATCGAAATTGGGAAAACAGAAAGAGAAGTTGCCTGGCGAATCGAAGAGCTCGTGAGAGAAGGCGGTGCTGAAGCGGTTGCCTTTCCCCCCATCGTGGCATCTGGACAAAATGCTGCGATGCCGCATGCCATACCGACTGATCGTCGGCTTCAACGAGGTGAAACCATAATCGTTGATATGGGAGCGAGAGTAGCTCACTATTGTTCCGACATGACCAGGACAATAATTCTGGGGGAGGCTGACAGCCAGACGCGGCAGATTTACGCAACAGTCCGCCAGGCGCAACTTGCAGCCATGGATGCCATTCGTGCTGGCATCTCATCATTGGAGGTGGACAAGGTAGCTCGAGACTATATCGACTCTGCTGGCTACGGCGACTACTTTGGGCACGGACTGGGTCATGGTGTGGGCTTGGCCGTGCATGAGAAACCAGGTTTTGGCAAGCTCAGCGCGATGGTTCTCGAGGAGAACATGGTTGTCACGGTGGAACCGGGTATTTACCTGCCTGGTTGTGCAGGAGTGCGTCTGGAAAACATGGTGAGGGTAACGCGGCAAGGCTGTGAACTGTTGAACAAGAACGATTTCTTCTATTCTTTCTGA